TGGATCATTGTTTAAATACCTTCTTAATAATGGCTCCTGAAAAATTCATTCTTCAGGAAAATGACGTTATCCCAAGCAAGCACAGGCAGCAACATGCTGACGTGGAACACAGGCTCGTACTTTTAGACAATTATGGTTTAAATTCATCAGTTCCATGCAAAAAGCCTCATTATTTTCCTCAGTTATCCCTCTGTCAAAAGAGATAAACACAGTCAGGCTTTGTGCACGCAGCTCCTGGGCCCAGCAGAATTAAACTAATCTCCATAGCCTGCAGGCAGTGTACTCCACACAGGCCACCATTCTGCAGCCTCTACTGATTGGATTCGTTTAATTCTCCTAATTATTAATCTTCAGTAGCCATCTACATGCCTGTATGGAGCCCACCTCTTTTGTTTCTGGGTAGGGGGTGGGCTGAATACAGAAAGTTTCTTAAATGACTCTTTTCCTGTCCCTTGATATTTTCTGTGCAGTAAATTCATGCCCTGAATGTTTCACATCTAGTATCTGCATAGATTCCTTAACACTACTTCAAAGATAATTATTACCAAGTTGAAAGCTACTTCTTTATAAAGTCAGAATGCAGTGTTTCTATATTGTGAGCCAGATTCTGCCTTATTTTCATACATTATGTGTACAGAACAATCTCCCAGGCTGGAGGTGATGCCCTGGTGACTTTGTTTTACTGAATTTCAGCTTTACCTCAGAATTTctttagaaagtatttttattacctGAATTTGATACAGGCACAGGAGATCTGTTTATGTTGTGGTTATACAACATAAATACAAAGTCTATGTATTTAAGGTACACACCACTATGGAGCTCTTGGTGAATAAGAATCATCAAGCACTGTGAACtgtatataaataaatgcaaaggtcaataaaacagaaattatctTGTGACTGGCCTGACTGCACAGGTGGTGCCAGCAGCCTGCAGTTGGGAACACGTATTTCTTTCCAAGTGGTTTCAAAAGTAGGTCATTGGGCACTAGTACAAAGCAACCTACTTTCAGAAGAGAAGCATGTGGAGGTCAGAGAAATGCTTCCAACAAATCTGTAACATTCTAGAACACAAGCTGGGTCTGGGTTTTATGTACACTAATGTCTTAGCAACCGCATATCATTTCTAAGTGAGCAATGTCAAATGAAGCAATCTGTTTATCTTTCGTTCAAGGCTTTAAGTTGGGACAGCTGGCTGGTCAGGCAATGCGAGTATGTGCAGCCAGCTCAGTTCTGTTCCTTTGTTCAGATAAAAATAGGGCTACTtgccacagggaaaaaaacccacaatgtaTATTCTTATAATATTACCTACCTCAGGCGTCTCTCACTGTGTATGACACcagataattatttttatctatttaCAGTTGTggacataaatattttcttcccaaaCCTGTATCTCTGCAATAAAGCCTGATCTTTGCTGAAGTTCCAGCCACAAGACAAACAGGGCTGTGGCATGTTACTGCTTGTCCTTGTCCTGCCAAGCTCAAGGGTTACCAAAATAGTGAGTCACGAGCCAAAGTACTGTGAGATTGAGTGTAATATTATGAGATTACCAAAAAAAGACAACTACCCGAGGTTTGGTTTTTAAGCCTTATGCTAAAAATACCTTAAATAAACAAAGTTTTTAATAAGCTACCAACTTCAGGAGATGAAagcttaagaaaaacaaacagatacCCAGATCTGTAGtaaaaagagaagaatcagCAATACTCCTCTGTTACCCTGTTTGTTTAAAGGATATTTTGACTTTGTAGGACACATAGGACACAGCTTTATGATCTGTGCTGCCACAATAAATAGGCTTGGGCACGTCTTTCTCTGTAGGTCTAAATGACCCCAAGGAACATGCAGCAATTGTCTATGCTGTTGATGTGAGGAGACTTCTGAAGGGCATTTTATGAAGATGCCATCACAGGTTTGTGTCTGCATGTCACACCAGTGAAAGCAACAATCAGTAATAAGGTCTATTCTAAAAATTACTtgtctgcatctttttttttcccagtctgcCTCCTGCCTGCGAGTCTTTTGGATCTGATCCAAGCTGCACTGCAGTGAAGGAGCTTTCTTTGTTCACGTTCCCTCTGTTGCATCTGAGCCCACTGAGCATGTGGTTTCTAGGGTGAGGTTTTTCAGCAGGATAGCAAAGCAGcaccttgaaaaaaaaaaacaacagaaagacagAATAATAAGTCTTAATCCACTGTTAATCATTATCAGTGTTTCAATAGAACCTCTATGACAGTGAACAAAAACCAATACTGCCAAGGCCAGTCTGAATAGCCTGCATTCAGTGGCCTAGAGGTGATAACCTGTATTCTGTTTTCAGATCCAGCCTAGATCCCTTGATGGGGAGGGGAACGTGCAGAATTCTTCCTCCTCAACAGGAAGACTAAAATCCAAGCACTGACATTTTTCTCCCCTGCACAAACTACGCAGTTTTAACTACTTCAGTTCTATGAAATGTGGTGTGAGCTATACACTATTTCTAGTTCCCTGCTTACCAGATGAAAAGCATCCACAGTAACCAGTTCTCTTTAACCCACAAACATGTAGCTGCCTTTGCAATGAAAATGCCCTTGCAGACAGAATCTCAATGCGGGCTGCaagccagctctgcagagctgagtcATTGTTATacaagcagggctgggctggcacTGAAAAACACCTTTGTACTTTAACATTAAACCACGTCAGCTGTTGAACTCTAGTATCAAGATAACTAAAGACAACAAGCTGATTTACTGGACTTGTCCTCATCTTTCTGAATGCTTCCTTCTCTAGAACCATTCTTCATCAAGCTACTGACTTGTGCTGAAGTTTGGCAAACATTGCATCAGATTTGGAAATAATGTACCAGGAAAGCTGTTGACTCTTCAGGCATCGGGTAACACCGGCCCCCCAGGTATGCCAACAATACCATATGCAACCACTGAAATGCAGGGCTTGTAAATCCAAATACCAGTGAAATGTGTCATCAGCCAGAGATCCCCTATAAAGCTCTTGAACTGGTTATTTATGTgagacccagttttgaactctAAGAGTCCCTTGtaataaaatatacaaataaaaaagcagaaagaatttctttactgcaGCCTTCTGAAACAAAGCTGCATTTTGTTCTTCCATTTGTCTCCTAGTTCTTGATCATGAAATGTTACAGTGGGAACAGAATTCAACTTCTCAAAATGCtttctacatttaaaatatgctgAACTAATtccagaggagcagagagggaTAGATTTGCAGCTATGACATGGCCTGCACATCAGTTTTGCCACTGGAACTGCTTTTTGAAAGCATACAAGTGCCAGCATCTCCTGTATTGCAGAGAGGAGGTAATTTGTGTGAGCTGATTGCTAATGAACTCCTAAAATATGTTCTTTCAGTTCAGTGCAGTTTAGTGTTTTTAGAAAAGGACTGACCATGTAGGCTCAAACTTGAAACTGCCATACCCTGCACTGACAGCACATGACTCCAGGATGCAAACTGCACAGGCTCAGTTTCAGCTCATGGTCTCCAGTTTCACCTCAGTGACTTTTCTTCCCAAAATATAAGGTGACTAACATGAACTTTAGGGTGACTAAAGGTCTGGGAGTGGACCAGCTCAGGAACTACAGATAAACATGCTGGCATGGGCCAGGATTTGTCACATACAGCGTATTAAAATGGTTCCATAAGGATGAGTAACCAGAACATAGGTTCATATGAGGAATAACAGGAAATTGTAACTCAGCACCTTTCCTGTCATCAGAGGAGAGAGGTGCTGAGTGACAGGGTTGTTACGTGAGTCCTGGTATGTGCCATCTCAGGAGGCAGCCTACACACTGCAGTCGtgtgtttttaaagctgttatCCAGACCTGATGCTGCTTCATTCATTGCTGTCCAGTTGCTTTGCTGTATTCCTGGCTGAGACATGACCCGTCAGTGCCTCTTCCACCCCACAACCAGCTGTCAGATCACATGTTGACAGCTTTCCCTGTTCCCCTTCCTGAGAAGACCAAGACATTCAGTTCTGTTGAAATTCCCAGTGCTGGGCACAAAGCCTTATCCTTGGAGTGacggggtttttttctccaactAAATGTAACTTGGACACTACAAGTTTTGTGGTTTTCCCCTGCATTGAATAATTTTACTTGAGAAACAGCACTGTCTTCTAGATGTTCAAGAATAACCTTTTCTGAGATGTTTACCACTAGAGGAGAGCTTTCATGTTTTCCTAAGCTGTTTTTTGGGGAAAGTGGggtggtttttatttgtttgtatgattctatgatcttgattgttttcctttttaagacTTTGATGACAGAATTTGTGAAAGGTCATCTAGTAGGAATCATGTTAAAACCTGTTTCTCCGCAAAGCTGCAGTAATGATTTCCAATTTTAGGAAGGACTAACCACACTTTTGAAGGCACATCCTGATGCACCACAGTACTGTTCACCAGCAGTCTTATTCCTAGCCAAGGGTGGGCAACGTAGAAGGGATCTGCAACAGTGCGCCTCCAGTCACAGAAttcacagagtggtttgtgccggaagggacattaaagctcacccagttccaacccctgccacgggcagggaccccttccactggagcagcttgctccaagcccctgtgtccaacctggccttgagcactgccagggatggggcagccacagcttctctgggcaccctgtgccagcgcctcagcaccctcacagggaagaacttgcgCTTCATGTTTAATCTAACCGTACCCTTTGTCAGGTCAAAGTCCCGGTCCCCCTCCCGGTCACGCTGCGCGGCGTTGCGGCGCCCCCTGGCGGGCGCGGCGCGTCCCGTCTCTGCGGCGCATGGGGCGGCTCAGGGCGGTCAGCGCTCGGCGGTCCCGGCGGGGCAGCGCCGCCGCCAGCCCCTCCGCGGGCTCGGCCCGCAGCGGCCGCGGGAAGGCGGCGGTCAGTGCCCCGGCCGGTCCGGGGGCGCAGGAGCAGCCCCCCGCGCCCGCAGACTTCGATCTCGGGGAGCAGCGCGGGCGCTGGGCCGCGTTCCAGGAGCGGCACCGGCTGAGCTGCGAGGAGGCTGCGCGGCTGCTGCTGGATGCCTTGTGAGTACCGGCCGGCCGGCGATCACTGCCCCGCCACATCACTGACCTCCCGGCAGCACAGCACCAAACCCGGCatctggagagctgcagagtgGGGGGAGGGGTTTGTCCGTGAGGAGCGGGGGGGCGCAGGCACCGCTTAGAAAGTGGCGTTTTCTGCTAAAGCTCCCTGTGGTTTTGGGCTCTCCCATCAAAAATGCCCTCGCGGGCACCGCGCGGGATGTTGAGGTTCAGCTGCTACATCCCCACCCCTTTCTGTGCTCGCTCCTTCCAGAGCACAACCCAGCGCCTCTGGGCTGTAATCAGTAACGGGCCGGGGGAGTGAAAATCcgaaaggaaaaggtttttcaCTCTCATTTTGcgctggagctgggctggcagGGCTGCCCAGGGGCGAGGGAGGCGGttggaggaaaggggaaagcacAGGCTTGGAAATTCCTTGACCATGAAGTTCTTCTGCAATTACAGTACCcaacaaaatgcat
The Lathamus discolor isolate bLatDis1 chromosome 14, bLatDis1.hap1, whole genome shotgun sequence genome window above contains:
- the CENPV gene encoding LOW QUALITY PROTEIN: centromere protein V (The sequence of the model RefSeq protein was modified relative to this genomic sequence to represent the inferred CDS: substituted 1 base at 1 genomic stop codon), producing the protein MGQPQLLWAPCASASAPSQGRTCASCLIXPYPLSGQSPGPPPGHAARRCGAPWRARRVPSLRRMGRLRAVSARRSRRGSAAASPSAGSARSGRGKAAVSAPAGPGAQEQPPAPADFDLGEQRGRWAAFQERHRLSCEEAARLLLDAFEYRGLVKHTGGCHCGAVRFEVWASADLHVFNCNCSICTKKQNRHFIVPASRFKLLKGADNLTTYTFNTHSAQHTFCKTCGVQSFYTPRSNPDGYGIAPHCLDEGTVQTIVTEDINGKEWEKAVKEHKTIRDMSKP